In Rosa rugosa chromosome 4, drRosRugo1.1, whole genome shotgun sequence, the genomic stretch GACAACAAGCCAACCCAAGCTTCAATACAACCTCCATCTCCTCCTCATCATACTCCCCTTTAATTCTCTGGTCCGCCGCCTCTCTCACCCTCCCTTTCGAATACAACTCTTTCACCCAATCGATCAGCactgcctcctcctcctcctctgccCCCATTTCAATAGGCCTCCTTCCACACGCCACTTCCAACAACACCACTCCAAAGCTATACACATCAGTCGCTGCTGTTGGTGACGCTATGGTAGCCAGCTCCGGCGCCAAGTACCCCATCGTGCCGACCACACGAGTGGTATTAGGCACTTCACCGTGCCCATACAGCTTGGCCAATCCAAAATCACCAAGCCTGCCTCTCATTTCCAAGTCCAGCAATATATTGCTCGACTTAATGTCTCTATGAACCACCACTTGGTCCCAGCCGTGGTGCAGATAGTTCAGCCCCTCCGCCACGTCTGCCAACACACGCCGCCGTTGCCCCCACCCCAAAACCTTCTTCGGCCTGTCGAAAATCCACCTGTTGAGGCTCCCATTAGGCATGTAGTCATACACAAGCATGAGCTGGTTTCCTTTTCTGCACCACCCTCGCATTTGGACCAAATTCTTATGCTGCAGTCTCCCCATGCTCGAAATCTCTGCCATAAATTCTCTCAACCCCTGCTTCGAATCATGGTTCACACATTTCACTGCTATCTCCGTCTTGTTCGATAAAACTCCTCTGTAAACCTTCCCAAATCCACCAGAACCCAAAAGCTGATCTTTCGAAAATCCACCAGTAGCCTCACTCAGCTCTTCATTCGAAAATCGATGGGGCCAATACTCCATCTCCCAATCCTCAatctcatcatcttcttcatcctccagcttcttcttcctccaataCAAGTACACTCCATAAGCTGAAGTCACCACAAACAAAACGCAACCTATTGTAATACCAGCAATGGCTCCCTTAGGCAAGGATTTCGAAGAAGCCTCGAGCTTGAAGACAGGCAAATTGGTCACGTTGATCTCTTTAGCAACCCCAGTGTCACTGAAACTCCAAGCCAAAATTCTCTGCGCCTCAATCCACTCCGTTTTCGACGCCGAAAACCCAACGAACATCTCCGACGACACGTAGTTCGCAATCCTTGGGTCTTTGAAGCTCAGCGTAGGCAGAGTAGGCCGTGGCAGATTAGCCGGAGCCACGGTGACGTTGATTTCGAGATTATCACCGTCGAATTCGATCCAAGTCCGGACGTTCTCGCCGCTCCGCATCTGAACCGGAACGAAGCCGCCGGTGGAATTGTAGTAGCCGGCGGGCCTAGTGACCTCCGATATGACCCTGTTGAGGTCGATTCCGATGTGGTTTCCGTCGGGATCGTTGAACTCGGTGTTTCGGCCCGTGTCGAATTCGACGGCGAGTAAGGGAGCTACGACCTGGGTTGCGTTTGAGAAGAGACCGAAGTACTGGCTGGCGAGGGCGTTGGGGGGAGAGGTGGAGTTGGAGAGGACGAAGCAGAGGCCGAAGCCTGGGCTGGAAGCGATTTCGGGGAGATCGGAGAAGACGAAGGAGGTTGAAAAGGAAGCGAGGGAAGCGGAGGTGGAATTAGGTCTCATGGTGAGCTTGGTGGTGTGGAAGAGGCGGCCGAGTGAGTACTGAACGGAGTCGTTTGTGAGGCGGACGGTGGAGGCGTCGAGTCTGGCGTCGTTGATGAGAGTGAAGTCGGTGGCGTTGGAGACGTTGGAGAAGGAGTTGAATAGGAAGTCGAGGGCGAGAGTAGGAGAGAGGACgtggaagaggaggaggaggagggggagAGGTAAGGACCTCATCGGAAGAGGTTTCCGGTGGCCGGCGGCGGCCAAGTGGGATACTGGTCAAAGAAAATGGATGTGAGAGTCTGGGTGGAGAACTGGAGATGTGGGCTGCAGGTCTCAAGTCACAGTCAAtaattcaaattttatttttatctagATACGACCTGGCCCCCCGTGTGCCTATTTCTTACCCAAAAGTACTACAGTCTACTTTTGCGGGAGCTGAAATTCATATGCATTATTAACTACAAATTTCGAATATTCTATAATGTTGCGGAGAATCATTACAGTACGATCTAAAAGTCATTGAGGACCTTATTCGTGATCACATACATTCCAACGTGTTGCAACGCATATCGTTTAGGAGAtttgaaatttcaaaattaGTAGTCGTTAGATTAGTGGGCAACCCACTAGTGTTAAGTCTTATGGTTGGAGTGATAATGGGTTTTAGTCAAAATGTTGCTGCACAGTTCAGTTTGTAAACTTTACATACAAGATTTTGATGATTGACCCAATAAAATTGATGATTGCAGTTCCAACGTATAGAACAAACCTTGAGGTACGTTTGGGTATTAGCGTCCAACCAATTCTAGCCCAAAGTTCAAAGAGAACATAATGAGAAGATCCCCAACAATTGCCTGCTACCAAAAACTTAAATTTTGGTTTCCTTGGCCAATCTAATCATTGAGTCTTCCACTTTTCGTACTGCTCATACAAAGAGGAGAGGATTTTCAGTAGGAAAATCCGGTCTCGCCATTGGAATTGgtggttttttcttcttcttttttttgatgCAAAATTAGTGGTTTAGGTTAGAGTTTTTGAAATCTTATAAATTTCACTAATTATAGAAAATCGAACCACACACATTTATGCGAAATTTTTATatttgtctctttttttttttctttttttgaaatggggctggtgcggctgccctcaagccttgattaatgaaatttcagaatacatgggggggacgtagagcctgaaccccagattacaataagcataaagagaacatccggAAATAATACCAATATTTGTCTCTTTTTAGGTGGTTAAAGTGAAGAGAATATTGACATGttagatacatatatataaactcATTTACCATGGCACATAACACTCGTTATATGTAAAAGAAGTaagaatatttttaaatttttatgtacaaaacaaaaacattctTTCGACACAGTGTTCTATACTACTACTATGTTCTACATGTAGATAGACTAGTATGGCTCAAAACGTTTGTCCCACATCAAGAAACAGTAAACCTAAATAATTGTATGATTAAATATGGTCATCAACTTATAAGATCAAAAATAAGAAAACTTTTTCCATCCTTTTGAAAATTAAGCAAGAGTTTGGAACTTTCATTATCATTATCGGCATAGCACCATGTCCCATCTAATGAGTCACGACCTATACAGCTAGTGAAGCACCTATAACACTACATCTCCTCGACCACACACAGATAGTCATCCTTAAGTTGTAGAGGATGGAACACACATTTATGTTAAGACCTTCTGTATTAAATTTTTGTACTTGACTGTTCACTTCTTGAGTAGATAAAGTAAAGAAAATATCAACATGTTAGATACGTGTATATACAAGCTGCTCACCGCTCCCCACAACACTCATCACTTGTTTTTAGAAACAATGACCTATATTGTTGCCATGTTCGCCCTATTCGTTTGTCACACATCAAGAACCAATAAAGCTAAAACAACTGTCTGATTTAATAGGGCATTCAACTTATAAGATCAAAACTAAGAAAATTGGGCAAGAGTTCGGAACTTGGATTATCATTATAGGGATAGCACACCATGTCCCATCTAATGAGTCATGAGCTACGTAGCAGCCACTGAAGCACCTATAGCATCACATCTCCCTTGACCATACATAGAGTATCTTGCCTGCCCTTGGCCCTTTATTGGCCACCACAAATAAACCCTCTCATTTTCCGGTGGCTGATGTGAGCTTCGGGCCAAACCCAGCTAACTTGGAGCTATTCATTTCATGCTTTCGTGTCAGCTTAGCAGCTGGCCTTTACCTTCCTCGTGTCAGCCTCTGCGTAAACACGCTTCCCACTCGATAAGATTGGCCGCCAAATTATATCCACGGAGTTAACCAAATAACGGTAGCACCATTTGTCCTCTTGGCATCTGGCAACACTCTCTATTCCATTTTTTGGACTCATCTTTCTTCTCTCTATTGGTGTTTTCGAAACCCTAATTTTTGTTCTTTAATAAATTCTTTAGTTGACAAAATAGGAAGCAAAActtgtaataaaaaaataaaataggaaGCAAAATTTACTGTTTGATCAAAAGTGTTAATATAATGAGACTGAGGTGTAGCTAAGCAACGTTGAAACATATTTTATAAGAAAAAATACAGTTTTAGTCACTTAATTTTCGTttgattgacactttggtcactcgtgtttataaaatctcactttagtcactcaactttaactccgactatcactttagtccgccGGTGAATTTTTCTGATAAAAAATGTCACATGATGCCCCACATGTCattttttaagggttatttttgtccctcACCATTTACCGCCATTTTCCTCAAACTCTTCACAATTGCCTCCAAAATCTATGGCTTCCCTCTAATTTTCCTCCCTTCCCCTTTTCCTTCAACCATTGTATCTCTCTTTTTCTATGGCCATTGTATCTCTCTTATTAAATTCATTAAACACATCAaacattttctctttttctaggACCTTCTCATATTTGTTTTCATGTCTGAGCTATTGGTTAACAGTCCCATATCATTACTAGAACACTTATAGAACATATTCTTACATGAGCAAAAGCTTTATGGGAATTGTCTTGTAAGATATCCACGCTTGTTTTTCAATGTCTTCATTATACATTCTTCCATAGATGTTCCAATGACCCACATGGATCCA encodes the following:
- the LOC133743565 gene encoding L-type lectin-domain containing receptor kinase S.1; protein product: MRSLPLPLLLLLFHVLSPTLALDFLFNSFSNVSNATDFTLINDARLDASTVRLTNDSVQYSLGRLFHTTKLTMRPNSTSASLASFSTSFVFSDLPEIASSPGFGLCFVLSNSTSPPNALASQYFGLFSNATQVVAPLLAVEFDTGRNTEFNDPDGNHIGIDLNRVISEVTRPAGYYNSTGGFVPVQMRSGENVRTWIEFDGDNLEINVTVAPANLPRPTLPTLSFKDPRIANYVSSEMFVGFSASKTEWIEAQRILAWSFSDTGVAKEINVTNLPVFKLEASSKSLPKGAIAGITIGCVLFVVTSAYGVYLYWRKKKLEDEEDDEIEDWEMEYWPHRFSNEELSEATGGFSKDQLLGSGGFGKVYRGVLSNKTEIAVKCVNHDSKQGLREFMAEISSMGRLQHKNLVQMRGWCRKGNQLMLVYDYMPNGSLNRWIFDRPKKVLGWGQRRRVLADVAEGLNYLHHGWDQVVVHRDIKSSNILLDLEMRGRLGDFGLAKLYGHGEVPNTTRVVGTMGYLAPELATIASPTAATDVYSFGVVLLEVACGRRPIEMGAEEEEEAVLIDWVKELYSKGRVREAADQRIKGEYDEEEMEVVLKLGLACCHPDPQRRPSMKEIAAILVGETVSEPAPAALLSELARGEGGDGAGREEESGEVAFQPQHSV